The DNA sequence cttttattttctttatttctgttaCCTCTTTAGTTTTGTATGGttagaactagggatgggcacaaaccaggaaaatggcggtttgtgttggttcatggttcatttaatTGCCCAAACTGGTGGTTTGAGTTAGTTTGTGGTTTCTTTGGTACAACAGCCCCCTCATgaattagagatgccaaactcatagGAAGTCTTCAGCAGCCTCTCTTCCACCAGTCCTCCAAGTCTCGCAAAGACTGGGTTTGGGATGTCCAAGTTATAactccccaaagcaggtgcccccaagcAAGCTCAGCTCTACCTTCAGGTTCAAGAGTACACATTATTTTATAGAGGTTAGGGAGTAAATAATTATTTTTAGAAACAGGGAGTAGTTCGAAGGTATTTAAATCTCTGCTTAGTCATGCTACCTCAATGTGATGGTTATTAAGCTCTCAATTTGAAGGTATTGAAAGATCGGTATGCCCCTATTACTGCATTCTGATACTGTAGTATATTGTattgccgccctgagcccgcttcggtggggtagggcagaatataaatcgaatgaaataaaataaataaataaaataaaaattggttaTTTATTTTTACTAAATTGCAGTATCTCTCTAAATGACATCATTCTCAGTGCTTGCAATCTAAATAATTCCATCCTGTTTTAGAAGCCAGATCCCTTACTGCAGAATTAAAATGTGAAAATCTTGGTGGCAACATACTATCATATTCATTCCGAACTTCTAATACAGAATCTATGTGGCAATTGTTACCATTATAAAAGTTTTCATGTTTCTCCATAACATGAACCACCTTCTTAATGGCATCCTATGTATGTTTTCTCTAATGGTAACAAATCTGAATCCTACACATTGAACTATGAGGCTAACCAATACAATCTTGTTCCTATATAATATATTGTAATATTTTGAACAGCCAAACTACCACTATTCCATTTCTGTAGGGCATCTTGTCAGGCCAATCTAGGTATTTTCTACCATTCCATTAACTTGTTCTCAGTAATAGTGATTGGTATACTTTGAAAAAAATAGAGTAGCTTAGATAAAATAGTTATTTTAATGGCATTTATCCTATCCAGTAGTGATAGAGTTAATGCTTCCAAAGCAGTAAGAATTTCCATAATACTACTTATAATTCATAGTAAATGATGTGCTGGATAAAGAAATACCAATTTCAAGTGTAGCAAGATATTCCCTTTGGCATCCAATTAGAGGACCTGAGCTAAACACTTTTAAAGGGTTTGCCTCTGCAAAAATGTTTAGCAGTAGTGTTCTCCTGAATTTATCTATTAAAGGGCAATTAACAATCTTTAATTCTGATAATACAAAAGATTTAGGGAATAAATTCCGTTCCTTCAAATTAGCCAGCAGACCAGACAAAACACCTGTAGAAACTTTAATTGAGATAAGTTATTTCTTAATTAGCAAGACAGAAGAAAGTATAAGCATGAAAAAAATCAACCCTACAATTACTGTGAAGATAAATATTAAATTTACCAAAGCACCTAGCATTGTTTAATCATACTATAGCAAATAATAGTTTTAAAAGCAAATGAGGCTTCAGCTGTTTGCCTCACTGTCTTTAGGGATTATCAAAAAGCCCAAGTTATGCACAAAGAAATCTCACCTGATCTTGTTTTGAGACTTCCATCCAGAGAAATCTCTGTGCACATCTCTAGAAAAATAGCAGTCTTGTCTTTTTCTAAATCTGGTCTATCATAAATCTGGTCTATAATAATCATGTCATATTATCTAGATAACTATTTGGTTTATGACTGGTTCATACTAAATATGAGAGAAGCAATATAACTGCAAATAAGCCAACCAGCAGGTACATATGAGATAGATCTGATATAGCGAAATAAGGCCAGTCTCaatttttaatcttttttctgTTACCGTTTCAACTAATTGTCCAAGATAAATCGAAGCACAGTTCATAGACAGTTGAAAAGTGCTTGAACTCTCAGCTAGCTTGCAAACTCAGCAAGGAAAGCTTAGTGATAGCAGAACTAGAAGAAGacgatagaagatgaagaagatattggatttgtatcccaccttccactccgaagagtctcagagcggctcacaatctcctttaccttcctcccccacaacagacaccctgtgaggtgggtggggttgagagggctctcacagcagctgccctttcaaggataacctctgctagagctttggctgaccaaggccattccagcaggtgcaagtggaggagtggggaatcaaacccggttctcccagataagagtccgcacactaaccactacaccaaactggctaccacTACACAAGGTATTTAACTGCTTTACCTGGACTAGAAGCTGTGCTTAACCAGGTATTATCATATAGTTTGCTTGGGTTTACATTTGGTAATAACACCTCTGTCTTAAGTGTATTTATATTATACACTTATACTGTGGAAAgcttaatttaattaattgagaAGGGGTCTGACTGTGGAAGAACAAACTGGGAAGGCAATAATGCTCCAGTTTCCATCAatttttggtgtagtagttaagagcagcggactctgatctggagaacctggtttgattccccactcctccacatgcagccagctgggtaaccttgggtcagttacagttctctcagagttgttcttacAAGACCAGTTCTCTCAgctttctcagcctaacatacctcacagggtgtctccttctcctgttcttcctcttctgacCGGTAGcgggtctccagggtcttgggttgaagtctttcacatcaccccctgcctgatccttttaactgaatatGCTGGGAATTCAACCTGGGatcttcagcatgccaagcagatgttgtgctagtgagccgcagcccctcccctAAATGCCTCCAAATCATAGTTTTGTAAGTTCCGTTTTAAATATGGCTTTAATTTATTATTTAGAGATCAGCATAAGGCATGGAGTAAATACAGATTCCATCTTACTATGTGCAAAACTAAAGTCTGCTGTCTTAAATATATGCTATATAGCTTTAGAATATTACAGAGTTGCTCCATCCCATGCAACTGACTCATTCTGTTTGCAGTGAAGTGAAGACATATTTCTACCTATCCCATCATGTATCATTTTGTTGCTGTTTCCTGATTGTTTGTTTATGGACATAAGCAGTTGGGTAGGAGGTTAGAGATTagaggatagagaaggtagagaaagaagtactggatagagaaggtagagaaagaagtactttttctccctttctcacaatacaagaactcgtgggcactcaatgaaattactgagcagtcggattagaacagataaaggaagtacttcttcgaccaaagggtgattattcactgccacaagaggtggtggcagctacaagcatggacagcttcaagaggggattggataaatatatggagcagaggtccatcagtggctattaaccacaaggtatagatgggaactctctgtctggggcactgatgctctttattcttggtgctttggggggtgggcagaaatgagaaggcttctagtgtcctggccccactggtgggcctcctgttggcacctgtttgtttgtttttttgctactgtgtgacagagtgttggactggatgtgccactggcctgatccaacatggcttctcttgtgttcttacttTCTTAGAGGTATTGTGTATCATTGATATTATCCATATTTTAAATTCACAAAAACTGcatgtattaaaatattttaacgtACACATTCCAATGGCTCTCAAACTTCATTAAGATCCACTGTGATTTAAAGTATTTTattccccctctccccagacttcccttcctccctcactagTACCCCTAAGCAGACATGTGAAggcctgaggggggggagcaTTTTCTGACAGAAAAAAATTTGAGGGAGTACTAAAAAAAAACAGTCATGACATATTTTCGTTTTTCAAATGagtgaaatgtttttaaagacaAGGTGGTCATACTATAGATATATACAACTCTTACATTCAATATACATTTTTTCATTTAGAAGGATACCTGATCTTCATAAGGGGAGCATGCAGGGTGTTCATTGCTTTTCAACAgttgcatggcttctcttgtcttTTTGACCTAATGTGGTTGAGCTTTTAACCTTGTCTTCAAACCACTGTGACACATTTATCCATAGATTAGGTTAAAAGCAGCTTATTGACCTGCATTGCAAGAGGGAGAAAAAAGATCAGAAGAGGGTAGAGCAGAAATTGCACCAAAGCCACAGAGGAAAACTGAAGGTTATATTGAGAACCTAGCTCTCTTGAACCAAATAGCAAAAATTAAGATATATGTGCTGATAGCATGGGGTGTATCATCTTGCAGTTTTCTCTCAAGTACTGAGTTCATTTGCAGTTTTTATTGTACGAAACTAGGGCATTTATAACAAGTTCCATTAATATGTCAAATATTGCAATCTTATATACTAAGGATGTTAAAAATTATGCTTTTTATGTTAAAGTAGTAAAATAGGTTTGATAGGACATCAAGTATTGCATATGTTTAAAATTTAGAAATTTTATATCTCTACCCCTAGGCAGCTAGCTGttcttttatttctattttaatttcatttttaaaggaACTATAGGCAAGCCCTAGTATTCCAGGATAAAAGCCAAAGCAAAATACAATTCAGTAAATCATTCACATGTAAGAAAAACTTACTAACTTTGTTTAAGTTAATATTGTATAACTGGAACAGTTAATTTTGTTTTTACAGTTTGCAGTAGTATGAAACCTGGTGAttacttttttgttgttctaATAAAGTTAATATTTGACTATTAGTTAAGTAAATCTTATGGATGTTCAAATGGCCAACCGTAGCTGGGAGTCACTCTTACACATATACAACAAAGAGCTTTTTGTATCTGGCCAGTAGATTTCCAATCTAGCCTTTGCCCTAAGCAGTGCCAATATGTGAGAGAACTGGTGTTTTTACTGTGGATTGGTTAAACTTTCCTGGGTTTTTTTAACAAGATGCTTCAATATCGTCTTTGCTAAATTCCAGGGACAGAAGCATGGCCTCCGGGTGTTTGTCTTAAGTATGTTGGGGGAGACCAGTTTGGCCATGTGAATATGGTGATGGTCCGATCACTGGAGCCCCAGGAGATTGCAGATGTCAGCGTTCAGATGTGCAGCCCCAGTACTGCAGGAATGTATCAAGGCCAGTGGCGAATGTGCactgctactggactctattATGGAggtaagtggtgccttttcatAAGACTCCTATTTCTAGTGATAACGGATTGATCAGAACTTCTGAGATGGCTTGATTTATGTCAAAATATTACATGCTAGGAACCATAGGCCTGTATGACAAGAGAAATAGGGCACTGGAAGTTAGGGTTCCATACAGTCCCAGTAGGACTTTTTTTGTCAAACGTTACTACTCCtgcaaaccacccccccccccaaacaagttTTAGTATATGTTCAGGATGCATAATAAACTGAGCATTTTCATCCTTGTTCAGAGGCAAAGTGCCTAGCTGCCTCTGTATGCTTTGTGACACCCCCTCTTCTTACTTGCAAGAAgggaagtgagggggagggatTATTTCACAATAAGGGGATTGCTACTATTATGCTACTATTATGGAGAGAATATGTACTGTTAAAAATAAAGCCCACACAAATGAAGTCTGCAGATATTCTGCATTAACTTAGTTGGAATGTTCTGGACACATCTATTTCAGATACCTCAAAATTACACGGTTTAGTATCAAGTTTTAGAAGACAGGTGAATCAGTGAACAACTGCTCAGATTCATCATTCAGTAATAATTGTTTCTTGATTCCACTCCCTGGAGTAATTTGTCACATGGGTGGGTGCCTGTTCTGTCTTTGGAATTGTGACCATTCTGTGTCTGGAAAATGCACAGGATAACTGGGTCAGTATTTCAGCCAACATTTGTAGGGGacacataaaataaaatgaaagaatTTTTCTTCAAATGTACATGTACATTGAAAATATTATAACATTTAACTATTTAAAGCATTAAAAGTGAAGGATTTAAATTACTGAATTACCTTTCTGTGGGCAGTTTGTGGCCATGAATTATGTGTTTCTCAGTTCCTTTGTAATTAGCGAACTCCTCCGAGCATAAGATTTACCCATTTCCTTGTATACTTTTGTTTGTTGATATTTGACATGGTCAGCAAAGTTCACACCCCAAGTTTGCTGTTTCTGTCAAGAGGAGGATGAAGCAAATTGAATATGTAATTCCACTATTCATAAATCAGAGAATTGTATAATCCATATCATGTTCTAGTATATTCTAGTATATAGTATAGTATATTCTAGTTTATCTAGTATATCTAGTGTTTAGTATATGTTCAGGATGCATGATAAACTGAGCATTTTCATCCTTGTTCAGAGGCAAAGTGCCTAGCTGCCTCTGTATGCTTTGTGAGCCACCCCCTCTTCTGACTTGCAAGAGGGGAAGGCAGGATTGACGTTATTTGAGGGGACTGAATGGTTAACAGTAGATGGCAGTATTTCCCTCTTTTCAAAGTTGAAGTACCAAATCCTTTTGCATAGTTCTTGGCAAATGTCCACTGCTGTTGTAATTCTTCATCTGCATAGGAAATGAGGCTTAGAATTGGTACTGTAAATAACTTGAACCGGTGTTTTGTTGTGGCTTTACATGTTGGGCTTAAGTGATGCATTAAATTGTGTTGTGCACTGACAACTTTCCCTTTTACAGACATCATTTGGGTGATTCTCAGTGTGGAAGTTGGAGGACTATTAGGAGTAACGCAGCAGCTGTCATCATTTGAAACAGAGTTCAACACGCAACCACATCGCAAGGTAGAAGGAAACTTTAACCCATTCGCCTCTCCGCAGAAGAACAGGCAACCAGATGAAAACAACTTAAAAGACCCTGGGGGTTCCGAGCTAGACACAATCAGCAAAAACACATGGGGGCCTGCTCCTGACCAAATTGAACAAGATCAGACTGAACTGTCACAAAACTCTGTAAATCTCTCCCCCAGCAGTCACTCGAACAACTTATCAGTAGTGACATACAGTAAGGTAGGTGCCCTGGGGGAACAGGAGAACGGGGAAGTCATGAGTCCATGGCCTGTACTCTGAGAGTCTCCCTTGTGCCTCTGTCTGATCTACTCATGAAGAGTCTGCATTTGAGTGTTTAATTTGCTAAGTCCTTGCCTTGAATTCAAAGCGAGTAAAAGCATGGCCATGTTCAAATGCTTTAAATGCTTTGTTAAACTAGCCTTCTTTGGTTGGTGCTTGCTGTTTGAGAAGGCAACAATTTACAAAGCTGCTTTTCCATCAGTGTTTAAAATTGTAAGTATATTAGGTGGTAAATTTCACAATAGATTTAGAACAGCAAAATCTGGAAGATAAAATATCCTCTGTGTGTTcactttttaaagttttatctttttgttttgctgtttttagCTTCAAGTAATTATTAAGGTTTAAATTGCTGTGTCTGGATTTCAGGGAAACCTTTTATGCgggaagatatgttaaaatgtatTGAATCAGCGAATACCCATCACAGTGCAATTATAGGAGACATAGGGGAGTGTTATGGCAGACTAAATTTAGACAAGTTCACCATAGTCAGTTTTATATTCTGGGCTATGTGTAATTGCCAGTTGGTCTGAGTTTGGAAAAGGGAGAGTTAAATGTTAGTCAACTGAACTTATAAGGCAGGTAATGAAAATAGTGTAAAAAGCATGGTTTAAACTGCCTTCCAATTGACTAGGTAACTGTAAACTCCAGTCATGATAGGCAATGTTTCTAGGTATAATGGGTGACTGTTCCTTGAACAATTAGTTGTGGAACTAAAAAAGAAGGGATACCAAATCTTTAAATGTTGCTCACATTCTGGTGAAGCATAAATGTACTTTTGAAAATACAAGTCACAACACTATCAAATTCAGGACACATTGCCCAGAAAATCTAGCACCCTCATAATTTCTGAAGGAGGAATTTCTCAAAAATTATTAAATGTTTCCCAGCATGTTAAAATAAATTCTACAATATTTCTCACCCCAAAGAAAAAGATTGTTGAAAGGAAACTGAAAGATACAGAAAGATCTTTTTTGAAAGGGGTGGAGATAATTTAAAACTTCTGCTATAGAGAATCTGTAGTACGGATCAGCAGATACACTAACAGGCCCAAAAGGAGGGCCAAATACCACTACCAGTAGCATACCAGTAAAGAAGGTTATAAAAAAATATTTCCTTAAAGTACAAGTCTGTGCTCAGCTGCTTAGGTGGTTTTAATTCAAAAGTTCTTAAAATAAAAAGTACAAAGCCTAGTAAActagtatatatattttaatggaaGCCATAAATGGCATTTGACAACAAATTGCTGAAGATAGTAAGCTGTTTAACATTTTGTTGGAACATATGAATCATGAATGGAGCTTCGTGTTCTAGCTCCCTGTTTGTGTCCTCTGTTGCTTCTTTAATAAGGCATGGAGGTGCTGTTTAGAAAGAGGATTGAGTGGAAATTGGGAACCTCTCCTTGCTAGAGAAGTGCTATCTTTTTGTGCAAAGGCTCTCTAAATTCTCTCCGTTATCAAGAAATGATCCTGAGATACAGGAGAGTATTACATAA is a window from the Heteronotia binoei isolate CCM8104 ecotype False Entrance Well chromosome 2, APGP_CSIRO_Hbin_v1, whole genome shotgun sequence genome containing:
- the ILRUN gene encoding protein ILRUN isoform X2 gives rise to the protein MEGMDVDLDAELMQKFSCLGTTDKDVLIGEFQRLLGFQLSPAGCAFFLDMTNWNLQAAIGAYYDFESPNINVPSMSFVEDVTIGEGESIPPDTQFTKTWRIQNTGTEAWPPGVCLKYVGGDQFGHVNMVMVRSLEPQEIADVSVQMCSPSTAGMYQGQWRMCTATGLYYGDIIWVILSVEVGGLLGVTQQLSSFETEFNTQPHRKVEGNFNPFASPQKNRQPDENNLKDPGGSELDTISKNTWGPAPDQIEQDQTELSQNSVNLSPSSHSNNLSVVTYSKGFHDPYPFGQS
- the ILRUN gene encoding protein ILRUN isoform X1; its protein translation is MEGMDVDLDAELMQKFSCLGTTDKDVLIGEFQRLLGFQLSPAGCAFFLDMTNWNLQAAIGAYYDFESPNINVPSMSFVEDVTIGEGESIPPDTQFTKTWRIQNTGTEAWPPGVCLKYVGGDQFGHVNMVMVRSLEPQEIADVSVQMCSPSTAGMYQGQWRMCTATGLYYGDIIWVILSVEVGGLLGVTQQLSSFETEFNTQPHRKVEGNFNPFASPQKNRQPDENNLKDPGGSELDTISKNTWGPAPDQIEQDQTELSQNSVNLSPSSHSNNLSVVTYSKVGALGEQENGEVMSPWPVL